A window of Centroberyx gerrardi isolate f3 chromosome 6, fCenGer3.hap1.cur.20231027, whole genome shotgun sequence genomic DNA:
GTTGTACGAGGTCAGAGGACAGCCCTGCTCTGTCTGTGTCCTTTTATGTCTcctccaacacagtctcacctCCTCTTGCACTCCGTTGCTGACCAGCACGTACAGCACAGGATCCACCACACAGTTCAGACTGGACAGAGCCAGCGTGCATGAGAAGTAGAAGTGCATGGTTTGTTCAAACTTGCAGTAACTCCCTTGAGCTTCTATGTTCTCGCTGAGGTAGAAGGCGAGCGAGCGTGCCAGCAGGAGGATGTGGTACGGAGCATAGCAGAACGAGAAGATACCGATCACCCCGAAGGAGAGCAGGCGGACCTTCCTCTTGGCCTGGGCGCTCAGGCCGGGGCTCTGGCCCACAGTGGCCAGTACCTTCCAGTAGCTTACCCCCAGCACCAGCAGGGGCAGCAGGAATCCGATGCCCAGTCTCAGCAGGTTGAACAAGGCAACAGGCCTCTGGATGGGGTAGGTCTCATAGCAACGGTCATTGTCATTGTTGTCATCATGGGCGTCCGTAAGATTGTCATTGACCAGCACCAGGACGTGCAGCGCCACCACCAGAACCCAGACAGAGAGGCACTGCGCCCAGGCGTAGCGGGAGGTGCGGTGGGTCTTGGAGCGGAGCGGGAAGGTGACCACCAGGCAGCGGTCCACTGAGATGCAGCAGAGCAGGAAGATGCTGACGTACATGTTGGTGTAGTAGATGAAGCCGGCTATGCTGCAAGAGTGACGGCCGAGCTGCCAGTGGTGGTTGTGGCGGTAGTAATTGATCCAAAGGGGTATGGTGCAGATGAAGAGCAGGTCGGAGAGGGACAGATTGAGGAGGAAGATGCCCAGAACATTTTGGCTCCGCACTTGATGCAAGATGGGGCCCAGAGTCAGGACATTGAAGATCAAACCAAAGATAAAAGCCAGGATGTACACGCCCATCAGGAGATCGCTGATGTAGCTGTCGCCAATTTTCACACACATCATTTTAGTTGAGTTCATCTGTGATGCTGTGAAGTTCATTGTTGCTCCAGATTTGTTTGTCAGTTTCTTGGTTATAGCCCAGTCAAAGAAATTGCACctgcaagtgtaaaaacaaTAGTTTTACAGTAACATTTTGTATAAATTGGCTCAGACTAAAAGTGACACAATTGAGATTAACTTACTCCCCCCTTAACTTAAAATATAGTGAAATTCTTAGTTCAAAtatcatactttttttttgcgTCCCCCTTCCTATTTCATGGTTCAGTGAGCTCAAGAGATGGATGAAATCATTTGGCTGTCCCCTCTGAAGTTGTTGAATTAGTTTGACTTCAATATGGTTTTGGGAATTGAAGTCTTTCCCCTGTAAAGAGCGGTCAAGGCTTAGTCATGCTCCCTGAAGATAACAATTTGCACCCACGGTTCTAATGGGAACCAAGATTGTCAAATTCTCTCCTTACTGCCtcaaaaaaacatgttatcCATTCATGGCTGTAGTTTTCCTAAATGTAGCGTATTAACTGCTCTGTCCTGTTTTTACAGAAACTGAGAGCAACAGGGAGCTAATGCCTTGTTTCAGATAAATAAGATGTGGAAAGTTCCGCTTCCCCCTCCTTGCTGATTACATTATTTTATGTTAATGCTGCTTTCATGAAATTGTGTATAAAATTGTCACACTTATGGCACGGCATGGTCTAAAACTGAGTGGCAGGCAGGGGCAGCACAGACTATGAGTCACAAAGTgagcatttacattttgctgtAATCAATGCTTAATATAACTGAAACCTAATTTATCTGTGCAATATGCATTTGTGAGTCTATGGGGACAAAACAACCCACTGGCAGACACAATGAGTTAATCAGAACAGGGTGAATAGGGCATCTCTCCCAGACAAGTGGGATTTAGATGTTTACTGTGGTGTGGAGAATGAGTAATGTGATCTTCACACATTATGTGAATTTATCACATTAATTCCTTCCATGATTCACACTGTAGATGCATGGTCAGAGCCAATCCATCGTAGAGCTGTGGGTGTGATTCCTGCCTGTTAGACAGCTATATCCTGGGTATTAGTCTGTTTCACTCCCAGTTTAAACTGTTATGGGGATGAAACGGCACATAGCTGCTCCAAAAAAGTTTGCCAGCACGGCTAAATGTCATCACATTTTGTGCCATGAGTAATAATAAAGCCACCTGTAGATCCCCTAAATCACTTCCTACAAAGGCAAAATATGATCATCACTTCCTTTTATGTAAAATGAAGAGTGCCCCAAATAGCTTTTTAGTTTTTATAGGGGGATTTTATTGGTGTCAATTTCCATCGCTATCTCTGAGATTTCTGCGTCAGGAAATTAAACCTCTGTTCTGTATCTCTATGGCTATTTTTCTATGTCTCAGTGAGATTCTTTGATATtagtttcttttctgttttgttctatCAGGCTTGGCTGTGGTCTGTTTATAGGAGCAGGAAGCGCCTAATGCCATTAACGTCTGGGCAGAGATAAGCTATCCCATCCAAATTCAATAATGGAGAAGCCATTTAGAGTCAGAGCATAGCCTCCTCAAGTGaatgataatgtgtgtgtgtgtgtgtgtgcgcgcgcgcacgtgcgtgtgtgtgtgtgtgtgtgtgtgtgtgtaattaagTGGATTTTTCATAAAGCTTTAAAATAATGTAGACTGGGCAGCTATAAGGTCTTTTTCATTAAAACGGTCTGAAGGGAAAAATTCTGCAGCAAAACCTGACACATTTTAGAAAATTATTCATAGACTGTTGGTTTGTCATCAGTCTGGCTGGTATGACTAACTGCAGGCTGGTCTTCCCGTGTTACTAACAATatatcaatgtgttttttttttcctccagccaGGTTTTTGAGGTTTCATCTTTCCATGTGTTTATTCATTAATCAAATGCCGTTGACACTTCCATTAATCACATAATCGCAAGTAAACACAGGCATACTTTGCTCTGCTGGTCCAAGCTTCAGTCAGTCCTCTCTTACATCTGAGCCAAGTATGTGTTTATTAATATGAGGCCGGGGTAAGCCTGGTTGATATTACACTGCCTTATCACCAATAAGACTTCAACAAGAGCAAAATTTCAGCCTCTCTTTTCAAGGAGTATGGGTGCTGCCTTCCTGCCAAATCTACTCTTTGAATCTACAAAATTGAATGATGTATGTTTCTACTAGGTTCACTCCCTAATACCAAGGCTATGCTTCAATAGTGTCATAGTCCTCCTGTACATTTCTGTGAATTCCCACTATTTTTCATCTCAAGCAACCCTCTGCTGCATTCCCAGCCTGTTGTGGCAACAGCCAGTGGGAGTAGGTAACCGCTGAAAACATTCAAGCCTGCTGAGAATCAATTGCTCATTTCTAGTGACTTATTTTTGTGAGACTGACTCATACAGCCGCAGGCAAGCCATCTTTCCCTTGACAGCAGTCCAATTGGGATAAAAGAAAGACTAAGAAAGAAAGTTTGCTCTAAttaacatatttattttttaagccTTACTTGCCAGGAAACTTCACCTTTTAACCTTTTCATCCATATTTTTTCTAAGTATTTGAGGCTtgtaaaaaaatacagttttcaaGACGTCATCATGCTACCAGAATTGTTATTGATATGTCCTCACCTGTTATGTTTGGGAAAGGGTGTGTCTTGAATGTGAAAGTTTGTCCAAAGTGGGTGAAGAATTTCAGACACATTCCAGATTGGTCTCAAGCCTGGGAGAGGTCCATCCAGAGAGTCAGAGGACGAACTTCAGAAGAGCCTCTTCAGTGCCGCTGACTTGCAGCCAAGCCACTGCAGTCCCACATGACGCTCTGAAATGAAATACTACACAGGATAATTATCAGCCAGTACGAGAACTATAGACTGCACGTGGTTTTTATGTGTCTCGTCTGACTTCTGCTTTGGTTGAGATGACCCGCCGCTGAAAGCCCCGCAGTTTAAATGTCAGCAAACCAGAGAGAAAcccagacaaagagagagatggggagagagaaagagataaagtaCAAGAGGGGAAGACACACACGTAGGAGGAGGGAGGTTAGGCTTTGCACACGTGCGAGGAGGAAATGGACTTCAGGGGTGGGGAGAGACAGCAGGCTGCGGTGTAACAGACGCGATGCAGATGTGAATACTccggagagagaaaaaacaacccCCGGATCACCTCTCACTGTCACCATCGCTATGTTTCGCTAGCAGGGAAGCTGAAACTCTGTGGTGCACGCAATCAGAAAACATGCCACAACGGTGATTTCCCACTTTTCAGTTTCAAATCGGTTTACAACTTTTTTCACGCTGTTACACGTCAGAATAAAGCTCTTTCACACAGTTCCTTTTTAAATTTGCATCTTTCTCTCCGTCATCCAATCTCCTTTGACATAGAGTTGGGCTGTTCACAACTACACATATGACTCTGTGGTAGAGAAGTGAAAGAACAAGTAGTGCAAGCTTCACTCCTTTCACTGCCAAAGCAGTAAGAGCGGTTAAGAAGTTCGCTGACATTGATTTACACATGTTGAGCTTTGCACCAGGCAGTGGCATGCAGCATCTGGTTATCAGGTCCTGTGGCCAGAGCTGCACAGTTAGTATCCAAGGATCTGTTTATGAAAGAGAATCTGAGGTCCAGGCCTACAGCCACTATTCACTGATCTGTTAGTGTGTTGAGTAAACATTTACACCAGCTGTGGATGTTGTGTATTTTCCTATGAGCGAGAATGCATACCTGTGGCTCAAAATCTCTCAGTTGCAttaagaggaagagagatgaagaggataAGGAAGGCAGCTTAGAGACAGGAAATGCTTAATCATTTGTGCCTGAGAGAATTgaaacaaagtgcttcacaggagataaaataaatgtaaaatcacagaaaaacattagaacagataaataaaacaacaatcatGCAATTATAAGACTATACtaaaataaagtgaataaaatTAATTGGCAAGTCTTTTTTTCGAATAATGTCTAAATTTGgttaaacaacaaaaatattgtGGAACAGAAGCAGATTAGTGACTTGtcattcatgtgtatgtgtatgtgtatgtgtgtgtgtgtgtgtgtgtgtgtgtgtgtgtgtgcgtgcgtgcgtgcatgcatttTTTGTTCGCATGCCATTTCAGTTCCGTTTAGAGATACTAGAAGGTGACGGTGTTTTGGTCACAGcacatttatgtgttttttatgtgtgtatctggAAACATTTTACAGTGGCTTCATTCCAGTATATTAAAGGGTTTAACTAAGCGCTCAGTTAAAATCTGCCTAATATCTAATGCACTTAATCCACTCCTTTCTTTCTGGACCCGACCCAATAAGAATCAAACCCCACTAAGCTGCTTCACCCATTGATTTTCCTAGGAACACAGAAGAGATATTGTTGTTGTAAACACTGGGAGGAGGCCATGAAACCCTGGGGCAGAACATTTGTGTGCTCAGTGTCTCTGCCATGAGAGGATTAAAATATATCTGACTTTGTTCTGTGATTTGTTATCATTTTTCCAATTTcagtgtaatgtaaatgtattcaaCTATGTTCCTGAGGTTTACTATCTTGGTGTTATCGTTTTATCAGATTTTACAACTCTGTTAGCATTGCTAGCTGTCAGTAACTACAGAACAGTAACCCAAAAAGCAAACATTACCTTAATGCCAATGCCTTATCTTAGCTGTCTTTTGCTTAGATACGTACAAAGATAGAGCTACAGATGTTTAGCTCTGCAGCTGTCAAGCTATCATGCTTGCTGCATGGTTTGACACTTGCTGACCTCGGCTAAGCCACGTTGCATTTATGGCAACATTAGCTAACTGCCTGGACGGTGGTCATATTTAGAAACACTAAGTTTGATCAGTATTGCGTCCTTTTCTGATTGTTACGTAATCACATAATAACACTTAAGAATTGGGGTTTGGCTAGATAAAATTAAGGGAAGTGAACACACTATTATTCTCATAATGCATACTGCACCCACATAAATTAGGGCCAAATAAAATCTGCCCACCTAAATGGTCCATTAATGACTCATTCTTAGCCGATCACTTACTTATAGTCCAAGTTGGTCTATTCTATGCATATCTGAAGATGACTGGAACCTTATAATACAGAAATTCAGGGGTGTGTCGTCTCCTAAAGCACTGTGCTAGAACAC
This region includes:
- the gpr184 gene encoding G protein-coupled receptor 184; the protein is MNFTASQMNSTKMMCVKIGDSYISDLLMGVYILAFIFGLIFNVLTLGPILHQVRSQNVLGIFLLNLSLSDLLFICTIPLWINYYRHNHHWQLGRHSCSIAGFIYYTNMYVSIFLLCCISVDRCLVVTFPLRSKTHRTSRYAWAQCLSVWVLVVALHVLVLVNDNLTDAHDDNNDNDRCYETYPIQRPVALFNLLRLGIGFLLPLLVLGVSYWKVLATVGQSPGLSAQAKRKVRLLSFGVIGIFSFCYAPYHILLLARSLAFYLSENIEAQGSYCKFEQTMHFYFSCTLALSSLNCVVDPVLYVLVSNGVQEEVRLCWRRHKRTQTEQGCPLTSYNRRNPNTNLI